The genomic interval aaaaacatattgattttcttgtttaggaaacaatttaaaaaatacaacatATTAGTTTTAGGattaaaaaattttatttttgacttAAGACTTCTACCTAAAACAATTCTGATCTTTATATAGAGGGAAAATTGAAATCAATATTAAACCTTGAATACAATGAGTCAACAAagatttaatttcatttttaataacAAGATCTTGAAATCAAAACAAGTGAAAACAAGAtttttaattctgattttaaaACAGAACCTTTAAAACACTTAGTTCAAATGGTTTTACTCAAAACAGTTATGTTAAAGAGATTCGAGAATCAGAATTTAAAACCAACAACCATTTTTCAGAAATCTTTTAAAACTAGTTTTGATATGATTctcaaaacagttttagaaCAAGATTGCTTATAAGAGCTTTTATTCTAGTATTACCCTGTTAAAGATTAAAGATCCCTTGAATCTTAAGATTGATTAAAGTCTTCTCAAAATCTTGAAAACAAAATGTGATTTAGGCCAATACAACAGTTAAAAACAATAGATTAAATTCTGaaacaatagatttatttcATTGCAGATTTTCAAATTTAGTTTTAGAGATCGAAATTAAGGAAGAAGAACGACACAcacaaatttatactggttcactcaataagagctacatccagtctcacttTAACCAAGATGGATTTCACTAAAAACCAAACAATCTTTACAGACAActcagttcttgaacccttcaagaacgaAGAAGATAGACTCAAAAACACTATTTCAACAACATTATACTTCTAGAAACACTATCAAGAAGCATATACAAATACACTTTtacaaagaaagaaatttaGGAAAAAGAACACCTTGTTTGCAGACTAAGGAATCCAAACCAGAACCCTTCACAGCTGCAGCACTTGACAGAACTTCAAATCCCAAGCCAAAAGAAAACCAACACAAGAactcttaaaagttttaaagaaaaactttCAAAACTAAGCTCACATGAAAACCTCAATAAAAATCACTTGAAAACTGTATGCACTTTGTAGTTGCAAGGGATGATTTGAACTGTGATAAatctttctttttatagaattcaaatcaaaacaattttctcataacattttttaaaattgttataaaataacatattaaagCTTGAAAGAACatattgtattttgaaaaaacaCTTGGTGGTAACATAACCTACCTATGATCAGTTGAAAACTGAATATGtgaacaaaactgaattttggagacaaaactgaattttgaaaaaactgaATTTTGAAATATCAAAACAGTTTTGGTGCAGTGCAAATGAATCAATTGCTTTATCAAACAACAGATTAAATTTTTGTGCtaacaattttgaaaaacttgagcatatttttaaaacttcttttaaaagattctTGTGTTAAGTTCATCTCCATGGTTATGAGAATGAGGTtgaatcaaaatacaaaaggctACTTAAACAATTCAATCCTAACTAAGACCATGATATACAATTTTTATACATCTTCAAacatattttcttcatcaagCACTTCTTGATGAAGGTTAAGTAGAATCTTCACTTATCCTCAACACATATGTCCTTCCATTTTTTGCATGCAACTGAATAACTTTAAACACAAATGTAACTTATATTCTTCAATTTTAGTTGGAGAGTTTTATCTTTACATGAAACCTAAGAAGTTCAAACTAAACTTGCAATAAAAGATTATCCTACCAAAATCTTTAGAAAGTAATGAACTCTATTTCAATTTCACTAAGTAAGTTTATCTAAATAGCTTCCTAAAAGAAGAAGAACCAAAGGCCCcacaacaataaataaaaatcactaACTCTGAGCCAATTGTATAGGAACACATAAGCCCAAATTATACATATATCCATTTTAATATAGTTATAAATATCTTTAGTCAGGACATATTAAAGGATTCTATATTGGAATTATGTATACCACTGTGTGGGTTGTAATTTTCTGTTattcctttttgtttttttatcttttcaataGGATGTATATATACTTTGTATTGTTTTCATTAATACACAATGAAAAATCATtctcttaattatttattttgagccttctctgtttttttgctttttttctTCTACTTCCCTTATCTCAATTTTACATTCTCGAGAATTATTAGCTTGGACAAGAAAAAACATCCTACACTTTTAAGAACGATGAACTTGTTTAGCTAAGGTGGTTTCTCGAGTCTTCCAACTATATTGTGGTATatgaattttttgaaaatatcaagattgaaaaaaaaaaatatatatatatatatatataaataaatgtagatttttttttaaaaagagtaTTTTTTGCATGCAAGTGATAGAATGACAAAAAGAAAAGATATTCCAAGTTCATTTTTCATAGCCTCTTCGAAAAACCAAAAAACTACTAATACTTATCGTAAAATTAAGATAGATTGACCTACAAactctaatataaaaaaatagatgaatATGAATAATTGATATAATTAGGATTGACCATCATACAAAAAATTTAGTGGTAGttgataaattaataatatatatatatatatatatataacttatttatttatgtccCAATCCATATCGAAACCAATTTTCTCAAGACTTCTAGTGATAGTAtgaactaataatttatttacagcaacaaaaaatattccaataatgaaaaagaaaaaaagaaggttGTGGTGTTTTAGGGTCAAAGGCTAAAAAACGTAAGGATGAGGTTGAAAGCATGGTGTGTTGGAGTGAGGATGTTGGAAAAGATTGCTCCGGGGAAAATGTGGGAAAGCGTGGGCTTTCACATTTCCATCTTCACACCCCAAAACACAAGGACCCACCATAACCCAGAGCCTGTCTCCTCTCCCGTCGTCCTCCTCCTAGCTTCTCGCCTCGGAGCAGGAGGTGGCAGACCCCGGCCATAACCACAACGACGGCGATGTCTTCTCATGGTGGCGCAGCCACATCACAACTGTTCAATGTAACCATGGTGGCGGTTGACAAGGGCAAGAGCAGTGGCCACGCCTTTCGATGGACCTTAAAAAACATAGACAACCCCGTCATCATCGCAGTCCATGTCAAACACAAAAACATTCCTCATCGTAGGTACCCTCTTGCATAATTAACTTGTCTTCTTTCTTTCTCATTCCATCTACAACGTTTCGATCAACATGATCCTTTTCAACCcaacaagaaaaacacaaaacaagAGTTTTTTCAGCCTTGTCCCATATAACTGTGAATGAAACCTAAACCAGATACTTTGACAGATGTTTTTACGTGTTAAGAACCCTTTCTATGACatgaatatttttctttataaaaactATGAGTGCTTAGGTTTCAAGGTAtgatattatatattgttttcgTAGAAATGTtatatatctttatttatatattaattaccATGGACATGTTTGGTTCATACTTTCTTCCTATCAAAATGATCTGCAACCCATGATGTTGATAACTTTCTTTATTGatgatttaattttaaaaatggaaaactaaattattaatatatttagttaTCAAATAATTGTTTCTTTATTGGGTAGGCAAAATATCAATGTTGAATGTAATATTTCCAAACTCACATTTTAAGAATTCTTTGTCATGTGATGTTAAACTAAACatctaaataattttattagtaaaTCTAAAACTTAAGCTTTAATATGCTTTGGCAAGCTaaagttaatttatatttaaattacattTTCATAGACAAGTTAATACTAGAGTTTCTATTCATTAGTTAATAGggaatttgttttctttaaataaatgtttataaacaaaattattcagccaaagtttaaaattttaccTGAATCTTcctggtgatatatatatatatatatatatatatatatatatatatatgatggcTTTGTTGGTGTTCTTATATTGTTTAACTATCATAATGTTATAATTATGCGTGCAGAGGGCACCAATGTTTTTCCTCCCACCGAAGACGAAGTAGCCAATGTTTTCAACCCCATACGTCAATTGTGTCAAAACAACAACGTATGTAATTCATATCTTAGTTGAAATTAATCAATTTACTTGTTTAATTTCATTGTTTTTGTTGTTGGTGATAGTTGAAACTAAGTTTGAAGTGATAAAGATGTTGCACATTGTTAACTCAGGTTAAGTTGAAAGAAGCTGTAATCGATGACAGTGAGGTTGTGAGAGGAATAGTGGAATATGCAAAGAAAAATCGCGTGAATACTATAGTCATTGGTGCAGCCCACTCTAACAAGAATACTTTGGCAAGGACTCTTTACCTGAGGAGTGGAAGCAAGTTAAGTGTTAATTCAAACATTACTTACCAATTTTTAGTCATCTTAAGGCCTTTGCATGACAATTTTGTGTTTTCTTTGCATGTACAAATGTTATGCAATGTGTTAAAGTTTCTTAATGTGGTGGCTGTCTCAGAAAATTAAAAGGCCTTGTGCCAACAGGCGTAATGAAATCAGCACCAGATCATAGTTCAGTGTATGTGATTTCAAAAGGGAAGATACTGGGAGCTCGACCAGCAATACGACCAATGGTAAACATGGTTACACCACCAAGTGAAAATGGAATAAGGTGCCACACAATGAAATTTTATCAGTACCTTTCAGATTTCCATGCATATCCCATGATGAAATATACAATAATTTGTCAGAAAATAGGTTGTGTACTCAAAACGTGGAACAATTACACTGTTCTTTACATAGTGAGTGTATTGTCATAGATTCATAGTTTATGTAATGTGCAAAGAACTTTTATACTGTTGTCCAATTGAAAACCATGGTGTATGGTAAGTTGATGGACTTTTACAGTGATTGTCTTAAAAGTCATATCAACAGTGAtttctgatatcatattaacaTTTCCGATGGATTGATAAtgtaaaatgcaaaaaaattaaactctaagCAAAAAGAGTCTTAAATCTTTTTCATATTTTGGTTGGCTACAGTGAGAACAGGGCAAATGCACATAGAACTGGGAGCACCAATGGAAGATCAGAAAGATCACCTCTACTTGAAATGCCAAGGTCTTCTTCAGTTGGTCAATCAACGGATCGCAGGTTACTATTTTGTCGCAGCACAGGTGAAAGTGACTCTTCAAGGTCACACAAGTTAGGGTCAGCAGCAGATGGAACTAAAAAAGAGTACGATTCAGACTCTCCATCAGATTCTCAATTCACAGTATGTGTCCAAGAAAACAAAAGCTTATCATGAATTGGATTGTTTTTGTTGTATAACCAGAACTACTAAGTAGTCAAATCAATATGGTAAAATTAAGTGGTAGAAAATTTTACTATGTTACTTCATTCCAGGCAGAGATGGAAAGTGAGATGAAAAGGCTGAGGCTCAAACTGAAGCAAACTATGGACTTGTACAATTCAGCTTGCAAAGAAACAGTGTCAACCCAAAGCAAGGTGAAGTAAATTATGTGATCACTCTGCATCATGCATAGGCAAAAACTAGCCTTAAAATGATTTACACGTTGATGAAATCAACGAAGTGTTAAATGAAATTACTTAAAGGGTGTTATGTAATGTATACATTGGCACTTGGCAGGATAAAGAGATTAACCAACGGAAACTGGACGAGGAACGTATAGCTGAGGTGGCTAAGTTGTCTAAAGAGGCAGCTCTTGCAATGGCAGAAAAGGAGAAATTTAAAGCCAGAGCTGCATTGGAAGCAGCTGAGGAAGCCATTAAGATGGTTGAAAAGGAAGCACAGAGAAGATTTCATGCAGAGATGAAGGCCAGAAGAGAGGCACATGAAAAGGATAGAGCATTGAATCAGTTGGCATGCAGGGATATTCGATGCAGAAAATACACTATAAACGATGTTGAAGGGGCCACTAGAAAGTTCTGCCAAACATTGAAAATAGGTGAAGGTGGATATGGACCTGTGTTTAAAGGCCAACTTGATCACACCCAAGTAGCAATCAAAATTTTGAACCCTGATGCTACCCATGGCAGGAGGCAGTTCCAACAAGAGGTAGCATATATGTGTACTGTTCGTTTACAATATACCAATTTTCTCTAACTTGCTCTCTTAATGTTTTTGGAATCTACCATGAAGTTAACATTTTACTCTGCATATTCTGATCATTATGCTTTGCATGTCAAATTCCAAGTGGCTCTCCTTAGAAGAGTAACATGTATCAAAACAATTGACTTCTCTTTCTCAAAACACTGATTCTCTTCCATAACTTTTGTTATCTGACTTCAACAATAATATGTTTAGAATTTAATTGGAATGTAGTAACAATCAGGTGTAAGATCACTATACACATCAGTGCATAATTTTCCTTCTCACATGTGTAGGTTGAGGTATTATGCAGCATAAGGCATCCAAACATGGTTCTCCTCATTGGTGCATGTCCTGAATATGGATGTTTAGTGTATGAGTACTTAGAGAATGGTAGCTTAGAAGATAGATTATTGATGAAAAATGATAGTCCTC from Phaseolus vulgaris cultivar G19833 chromosome 1, P. vulgaris v2.0, whole genome shotgun sequence carries:
- the LOC137816668 gene encoding U-box domain-containing protein 52-like isoform X1: MSSHGGAATSQLFNVTMVAVDKGKSSGHAFRWTLKNIDNPVIIAVHVKHKNIPHQGTNVFPPTEDEVANVFNPIRQLCQNNNVKLKEAVIDDSEVVRGIVEYAKKNRVNTIVIGAAHSNKNTLARTLYLRSGSKKLKGLVPTGVMKSAPDHSSVYVISKGKILGARPAIRPMVNMVTPPSENGISENRANAHRTGSTNGRSERSPLLEMPRSSSVGQSTDRRLLFCRSTGESDSSRSHKLGSAADGTKKEYDSDSPSDSQFTAEMESEMKRLRLKLKQTMDLYNSACKETVSTQSKDKEINQRKLDEERIAEVAKLSKEAALAMAEKEKFKARAALEAAEEAIKMVEKEAQRRFHAEMKARREAHEKDRALNQLACRDIRCRKYTINDVEGATRKFCQTLKIGEGGYGPVFKGQLDHTQVAIKILNPDATHGRRQFQQEVEVLCSIRHPNMVLLIGACPEYGCLVYEYLENGSLEDRLLMKNDSPPIPWWKRFEIAAEIATALLFLHQTKPEPIVHRDLKPANILLDKNFVSKISDVGLARLVPASVADSVTQYHLTAAAGTFCYIDPEYQQSGMLTTKSDVYSLGIMLLQIITAKPPMGLAHHVMRAIQEGTFSEMLDPVITNWPLEETLEFGKLSLSCAELSKRDRPDLATEIVPKLNHLRDFGLASQS
- the LOC137816668 gene encoding U-box domain-containing protein 52-like isoform X2 — translated: MSNTKTFLIVEGTNVFPPTEDEVANVFNPIRQLCQNNNVKLKEAVIDDSEVVRGIVEYAKKNRVNTIVIGAAHSNKNTLARTLYLRSGSKKLKGLVPTGVMKSAPDHSSVYVISKGKILGARPAIRPMVNMVTPPSENGISENRANAHRTGSTNGRSERSPLLEMPRSSSVGQSTDRRLLFCRSTGESDSSRSHKLGSAADGTKKEYDSDSPSDSQFTAEMESEMKRLRLKLKQTMDLYNSACKETVSTQSKDKEINQRKLDEERIAEVAKLSKEAALAMAEKEKFKARAALEAAEEAIKMVEKEAQRRFHAEMKARREAHEKDRALNQLACRDIRCRKYTINDVEGATRKFCQTLKIGEGGYGPVFKGQLDHTQVAIKILNPDATHGRRQFQQEVEVLCSIRHPNMVLLIGACPEYGCLVYEYLENGSLEDRLLMKNDSPPIPWWKRFEIAAEIATALLFLHQTKPEPIVHRDLKPANILLDKNFVSKISDVGLARLVPASVADSVTQYHLTAAAGTFCYIDPEYQQSGMLTTKSDVYSLGIMLLQIITAKPPMGLAHHVMRAIQEGTFSEMLDPVITNWPLEETLEFGKLSLSCAELSKRDRPDLATEIVPKLNHLRDFGLASQS